A window of Anaerolineae bacterium contains these coding sequences:
- a CDS encoding fumarylacetoacetate hydrolase family protein, translated as MRWVRYATPEGPQWGWVHEGRVGALRGTPFGEYERQEPTLLLEEVRLLAPVQPGKIVCVGRNYAAHAKEHNAEVPEVPLIFLKPPSAVIGPEEAILLPPQSQQVEHEAELAAVIGKQGRWIAPEEAHEYILGYTIANDVTARDLQRRDGQWTRGKGFDTFCPLGPWIDTDFDPADALITCKVNGDLRQMGSTRDMVFSVRQLIAFISSVMTLEPGDVILTGTPAGVGPLREGDIVEVSIEGLGTLRNPVRQAPTP; from the coding sequence ATGCGCTGGGTACGCTACGCCACTCCCGAAGGCCCTCAATGGGGCTGGGTTCACGAGGGGCGCGTGGGGGCGCTCCGGGGCACGCCTTTTGGCGAGTATGAGCGCCAGGAACCCACCCTCCTGTTGGAGGAAGTGCGCCTGCTGGCCCCCGTCCAGCCCGGCAAAATCGTGTGCGTGGGGCGCAACTACGCCGCCCACGCCAAGGAGCACAACGCTGAGGTGCCCGAGGTGCCTTTGATCTTCCTCAAACCCCCTTCGGCGGTCATCGGGCCGGAGGAGGCCATTTTGCTTCCTCCGCAGTCGCAACAGGTGGAGCACGAAGCCGAACTGGCCGCGGTCATCGGAAAACAGGGCCGCTGGATCGCGCCGGAAGAAGCCCACGAGTACATCCTGGGATACACCATCGCCAACGATGTCACGGCGCGCGACCTGCAGCGCCGCGATGGACAGTGGACGCGCGGCAAGGGCTTCGACACCTTTTGTCCCTTAGGCCCCTGGATCGACACGGACTTCGACCCCGCCGACGCGCTGATCACCTGCAAGGTCAACGGCGACCTGCGCCAGATGGGCTCCACGCGGGATATGGTCTTCTCGGTGCGGCAACTCATCGCCTTCATCTCGTCGGTGATGACTCTGGAGCCCGGTGATGTGATCCTCACCGGCACCCCGGCGGGCGTAGGGCCCCTGCGCGAAGGCGATATCGTCGAGGTGAGCATTGAGGGCCTGGGCACCTTGCGCAACCCGGTGCGCCAGGCACCCACGCCGTAG
- the sucD gene encoding succinate--CoA ligase subunit alpha encodes MSILVGKDTRLLVQGITGREGLFHTKQMLEYGTNVVAGVTPGKGGEWVLDGKIPVFDTVKKAVEATGANTSVIFVPARFAPDAIYEAADAGIELIVCITEGIPVQDMMQARSYLDQKSVQLIGPNCPGLLTPGEAKVGIIPGSITMPGNVGIVSRSGTLTYEVAYAMKLRGIGVSTTVGIGGDPVKGLNFIEILQMFEEDPQTEKVVLIGEIGGTDEEKAAQFIANHMTKPVVAFIAGRTAPPGKRMGHAGAIVEGGEGRAEDKIKALEAVGVKVARHPEEIPDLLAE; translated from the coding sequence ATGAGCATCTTAGTCGGAAAGGACACGCGCCTGCTGGTGCAGGGCATCACGGGCCGCGAAGGCCTGTTCCATACGAAGCAAATGTTAGAATACGGCACCAATGTGGTGGCTGGCGTGACGCCCGGCAAGGGCGGCGAGTGGGTGCTGGACGGCAAGATCCCTGTGTTCGACACGGTGAAGAAAGCCGTGGAGGCCACCGGCGCCAACACCAGCGTGATTTTCGTGCCCGCTCGCTTCGCCCCCGACGCCATCTACGAGGCGGCCGATGCCGGCATCGAACTCATCGTGTGCATCACCGAGGGCATCCCGGTTCAGGACATGATGCAGGCGCGCTCTTACTTGGACCAGAAGAGCGTGCAACTCATCGGGCCCAACTGCCCCGGCTTGCTCACCCCCGGCGAGGCCAAGGTGGGCATCATTCCAGGTAGCATCACCATGCCGGGGAATGTGGGCATCGTCTCGCGCTCGGGTACGCTGACCTACGAGGTGGCTTACGCCATGAAGTTGCGCGGCATAGGCGTGAGCACCACCGTGGGCATCGGCGGCGACCCGGTGAAGGGGCTCAACTTCATCGAGATTTTGCAAATGTTCGAAGAGGACCCGCAAACGGAAAAGGTGGTGCTCATCGGCGAAATCGGCGGCACGGATGAGGAAAAGGCGGCCCAGTTCATCGCCAACCACATGACCAAGCCCGTGGTGGCCTTCATCGCCGGTCGCACCGCGCCTCCGGGCAAGCGCATGGGCCACGCCGGGGCCATCGTGGAAGGCGGCGAAGGCCGCGCCGAGGACAAAATCAAGGCTCTGGAAGCCGTGGGCGTCAAAGTGGCCCGCCACCCCGAGGAAATCCCCGATTTGCTGGCCGAGTGA
- a CDS encoding cold-shock protein, which yields MPIGSGFGLTSLAGCAKVKASKAVRLVRPCWPQAPAARTIFLGGAAVAERQTGTVKWFNATKGYGFITPDEGRDVFVHYSGIRGTGYRSLEEGQRVEFEVVDTPKGPQAQDVVVIG from the coding sequence ATGCCAATCGGCAGCGGTTTTGGCTTGACAAGCCTGGCAGGTTGTGCTAAAGTGAAGGCCAGCAAGGCAGTACGTTTGGTGAGGCCGTGCTGGCCCCAAGCGCCTGCCGCGCGAACAATCTTTCTTGGAGGTGCTGCAGTGGCAGAGCGCCAAACCGGCACGGTCAAGTGGTTTAACGCCACCAAGGGGTACGGATTCATCACCCCTGACGAAGGCCGCGATGTCTTTGTGCATTACAGTGGCATTCGTGGCACCGGCTATCGCTCCCTGGAGGAGGGGCAGCGGGTCGAGTTTGAGGTGGTGGACACCCCCAAGGGGCCTCAGGCCCAGGATGTGGTGGTCATCGGCTGA